The proteins below are encoded in one region of Vigna radiata var. radiata cultivar VC1973A unplaced genomic scaffold, Vradiata_ver6 scaffold_380, whole genome shotgun sequence:
- the LOC106780059 gene encoding NAC domain-containing protein 104, whose amino-acid sequence MMSVNLPPGFCFSPTDEELLLHFLYPKTSLPCHPNIIPDLDLSLHDPWHLNGKALSSGNEQYFFSRAKENRSTENGYWKEIGLTEAIVSASEKVGLKKYLVFNLGEAPQGTETSWFMQEYHICSSSFSTASSGSTRGRRKSDQCRSKWVLCKAYEKKSCEGQQGVNCEKDENDSGTELSWLDEFYMSLDDDIEEVMSLPN is encoded by the exons ATGATGAGTGTCAACCTTCCTCCTGGGTTTTGCTTCTCTCCAACTGATGAAGAACTTCTCCTTCACTTTCTTTATCCCAAAACCTCTCTGCCATGCCATCCCAACATCATTCCAGACCTTGACCTCTCTCTGCATGATCCATGGCACTTAAATG GTAAAGCGTTGTCAAGTGGAAATGAACAGTATTTCTTCAGCAGAGCGAAGGAAAACAGATCCACAGAAAATGGGTATTGGAAGGAAATAGGATTGACAGAAGCAATAGTATCTGCATCTGAAAAAGTGGGGTTGAAGAAGTACCTTGTGTTCAACCTTGGTGAAGCTCCACAAGGCACTGAAACCAGTTGGTTCATGCAAGAGTATCATATTTGCTCATCCAGTTTTAGCACTGCATCTTCTGGAAGTACtcgaggaagaagaaaatct GATCAGTGTAGGAGCAAGTGGGTTTTGTGCAAAGCCTATGAGAAGAAAAGTTGTGAAGGGCAACAAGGTGTAAATTGTGAGAAGGATGAGAATGACAGTGGAACTGAGCTTTCATGGCTAGATGAATTTTATATGTCATTAGATGATGACATTGAAGAAGTTATGAGCCTTccaaattag
- the LOC106780069 gene encoding histone deacetylase 14 isoform X1 translates to MDLHKLSSMSSSLAGNAFFLVGHRVLDMRRSNGCLFRKNRRWVGASISCSGVRNDLPSIEQLSDARVIYSVAASMGHNQEAHPESHFRVPAXVNALEEMXLSSKFRGSELIELQNFEPASVDDIASVHARAYVSGLEKVMDKAVEKGLIFVEGSGPTYATATTFQESIIAAGAGLALVDSVVAGSKIKSDAPTGFALIRPPGHHAVPQGPMGFCIFSNVAIAARHAQRVHGLKRVFIIDFDVHHGNGTNDAFYNDPDVFFLSFHQDGSYPGTGKFNEVGSGDGEGTTLNLPLPGGSGDTAVRTVFDEVIVPCAQRFKPDIILVSAGYDGHVLDPLANLQYTTGTYYMLASSIKQLARDLCGGRCVFFLEGGYNLKSLSYSVADTFRALLGDRSLASEFDDPNILYEEPSTKVKQAIQRIKHIHSL, encoded by the exons ATGGACCTTCACAAGCTTTCTAGCATGTCTTCCTCCTTGG CAGGGAATGCGTTCTTTCTGGTGGGTCACCGAGTTTTGGACATGAGAAGGAGTAATGGTTGTTTATTCCGGAAGAATCGGAGATGGGTCGGAGCATCCATTTCGTGTTCTGGTGTTAGGAACGATTTGCCTTCTATTGAACAGCTTAGTGATGCACGGGTTATATACTCCGTCGCTGCATCTATGGGACACAACCAG GAGGCTCATCCAGAATCACATTTTCGAGTTCCTGCAATNGTGAATGCTCTAGAAGAAATGCANCTCTCTTCAAAG TTCCGTGGCTCTGAATTAATTgaacttcaaaattttgagCCTGCTTCAGTAGATGATATTGCAAGTGTTCATGCAAGAGCCTATGTTTCTGGACTTGAAAAG GTTATGGATAAAGCTGTGGAGAAGGGCCTTATTTTTGTTGAAGGTTCTGGACCAACATATGCCACTGCCACT ACCTTTCAGGAGTCAATAATTGCAGCTGGTGCTGGATTAGCCTTAGTGGACTCAGTG GTTGCAGGTTCAAAGATAAAGAGTGATGCACCCACTGGTTTTGCTCTGATAAGACCTCCAGGACATCATGCTGTTCCACAAGGACCTATGGGCTTCTGCATTTTCAGCAATGTGGCCATTGCAGCCCGTCATGCTCAGCGTGTTCATGGACTGAAGCGGGtgtttattattgattttgatgTTCATCATGGGAATGGAACAAATGATGCTTTCTATAATGATCCAGATGTATTTTTCCTTTCGTTTCATCAA GATGGAAGCTACCCAGGCACCGGTAAATTTAATGAAGTGGGAAGTGGGGATGGTGAAGGAACCACATTAAATCTGCCTCTTCCTGGAGGCTCAGGTGATACTGCTGTCAGAACCGTGTTCGATGAAGTTATTGTACCATGTGCCCAAAGATTTAAACCAGACATCATTCTTGTTTCTGCTGG GTATGACGGGCACGTGTTGGATCCACTCGCTAATCTTCAATATACAACTGGAACATATTACATGCTAGCATCCAGTATCAAGCAACTAGCGAGGGATTTATGTGGGGGACGGTGTGTGTTTTTCTTGGAAGGAGGATATAATCTGAAGTCTCTGTCATATTCAGTGGCAGACACATTCCGTGCTCTTCTTGGTGATAGAAGCTTGGCATCTGAATTTGATGACCCTAACATTTTGTACGAAGAGCCATCTACAAAAGTTAAGCAAGCAATTCAGAGGATAAAACACATTCATTCCCTTTGA
- the LOC106780069 gene encoding histone deacetylase 14 isoform X2, whose translation MDLHKLSSMSSSLGNAFFLVGHRVLDMRRSNGCLFRKNRRWVGASISCSGVRNDLPSIEQLSDARVIYSVAASMGHNQEAHPESHFRVPAXVNALEEMXLSSKFRGSELIELQNFEPASVDDIASVHARAYVSGLEKVMDKAVEKGLIFVEGSGPTYATATTFQESIIAAGAGLALVDSVVAGSKIKSDAPTGFALIRPPGHHAVPQGPMGFCIFSNVAIAARHAQRVHGLKRVFIIDFDVHHGNGTNDAFYNDPDVFFLSFHQDGSYPGTGKFNEVGSGDGEGTTLNLPLPGGSGDTAVRTVFDEVIVPCAQRFKPDIILVSAGYDGHVLDPLANLQYTTGTYYMLASSIKQLARDLCGGRCVFFLEGGYNLKSLSYSVADTFRALLGDRSLASEFDDPNILYEEPSTKVKQAIQRIKHIHSL comes from the exons ATGGACCTTCACAAGCTTTCTAGCATGTCTTCCTCCTTGG GGAATGCGTTCTTTCTGGTGGGTCACCGAGTTTTGGACATGAGAAGGAGTAATGGTTGTTTATTCCGGAAGAATCGGAGATGGGTCGGAGCATCCATTTCGTGTTCTGGTGTTAGGAACGATTTGCCTTCTATTGAACAGCTTAGTGATGCACGGGTTATATACTCCGTCGCTGCATCTATGGGACACAACCAG GAGGCTCATCCAGAATCACATTTTCGAGTTCCTGCAATNGTGAATGCTCTAGAAGAAATGCANCTCTCTTCAAAG TTCCGTGGCTCTGAATTAATTgaacttcaaaattttgagCCTGCTTCAGTAGATGATATTGCAAGTGTTCATGCAAGAGCCTATGTTTCTGGACTTGAAAAG GTTATGGATAAAGCTGTGGAGAAGGGCCTTATTTTTGTTGAAGGTTCTGGACCAACATATGCCACTGCCACT ACCTTTCAGGAGTCAATAATTGCAGCTGGTGCTGGATTAGCCTTAGTGGACTCAGTG GTTGCAGGTTCAAAGATAAAGAGTGATGCACCCACTGGTTTTGCTCTGATAAGACCTCCAGGACATCATGCTGTTCCACAAGGACCTATGGGCTTCTGCATTTTCAGCAATGTGGCCATTGCAGCCCGTCATGCTCAGCGTGTTCATGGACTGAAGCGGGtgtttattattgattttgatgTTCATCATGGGAATGGAACAAATGATGCTTTCTATAATGATCCAGATGTATTTTTCCTTTCGTTTCATCAA GATGGAAGCTACCCAGGCACCGGTAAATTTAATGAAGTGGGAAGTGGGGATGGTGAAGGAACCACATTAAATCTGCCTCTTCCTGGAGGCTCAGGTGATACTGCTGTCAGAACCGTGTTCGATGAAGTTATTGTACCATGTGCCCAAAGATTTAAACCAGACATCATTCTTGTTTCTGCTGG GTATGACGGGCACGTGTTGGATCCACTCGCTAATCTTCAATATACAACTGGAACATATTACATGCTAGCATCCAGTATCAAGCAACTAGCGAGGGATTTATGTGGGGGACGGTGTGTGTTTTTCTTGGAAGGAGGATATAATCTGAAGTCTCTGTCATATTCAGTGGCAGACACATTCCGTGCTCTTCTTGGTGATAGAAGCTTGGCATCTGAATTTGATGACCCTAACATTTTGTACGAAGAGCCATCTACAAAAGTTAAGCAAGCAATTCAGAGGATAAAACACATTCATTCCCTTTGA
- the LOC106780066 gene encoding ABC transporter G family member 5: protein MKMQGCEVEAIGINYTIHTHKSEHPFKIFSKSAQLDTEQDGKEPEGEAEAEQSCSGVRHVLKKVSFQAKPWEILAIVGPSGAGKSSLLEILAGKHSPQGGTVLVNHKPVDKAQFRKLSGYVTQKDTLFPLLTVEETLMFSAKLRLKLSQEELCSRVKSLIKELGLDHVAGTRIGDDRVRGISGGERRRVSIGVEVIHEPKVLILDEPTSGLDSTSALQIIDMLKVMADTRGRTIILSIHQPGFRIVKLFNSLLLLANGSVLHHGTAELLGVNLRLIGLELPLHVNVVEFAIESIDTIQQQQTCVPVQVETPRQLPGTMQQKKIVDEAGEIRNGKFTLQQLFQQSKVIDEETIFVGMDFTCDFANSRLRETMILTHRFSKNIFRTKELFACRTIQMLVSGLVVGSIFCNLKDDLEGAYERVGLFAFILTFLLSSSIEALPIFLQEREILMKETSSGSYRVSSYAIANGLVYLPFLLILAILFSMPLYWIVGLNRNFLAFLHFLLLIWLILYTANSVVVCFSALVPNFIVGNSVIAGVIGSFFLFSGYFISKQEIPNYWIFMHYISLFKYPFEGFLINEFSNSGKCLEHMFGACLKSGEDVLEEEGYGGESNRWKNVGVTVCFILVYRFISYVILRYRCSQRRFGKVITN, encoded by the coding sequence ATGAAGATGCAAGGCTGTGAGGTTGAGGCCATTGGCATAAACTACACCATCCACACACACAAATCGGAGCACCCTTTTAAAATCTTCAGCAAATCTGCACAACTTGATACTGAACAAGATGGTAAAGAGCCAGAAGGGGAAGCAGAAGCTGAACAAAGTTGCAGTGGAGTAAGGCATGTGCTGAAGAAAGTGAGTTTCCAAGCCAAACCATGGGAGATCCTAGCAATTGTTGGGCCAAGTGGAGCTGGCAAATCATCACTGCTTGAGATTCTAGCCGGCAAACATAGCCCTCAAGGTGGTACTGTGTTGGTGAACCACAAGCCTGTGGACAAAGCTCAGTTCAGGAAGCTTTCAGGGTATGTGACACAAAAGGACACTTTGTTTCCTTTGCTTACAGTTGAAGAAACCCTGATGTTTAGTGCAAAGCTGAGGCTGAAGCTTTCTCAGGAGGAACTCTGCTCCAGGGTCAAGTCATTGATTAAGGAGCTTGGTCTTGACCACGTTGCTGGCACTAGAATTGGCGATGATAGGGTCCGAGGCATATCTGGTGGTGAGAGGCGCAGAGTTTCCATTGGTGTTGAAGTCATACATGAACCAAAAGTGCTGATTCTTGATGAACCAACTTCAGGACTTGACAGTACTTCAGCTTTGCAAATAATTGACATGCTTAAGGTCATGGCTGACACAAGAGGGAGAACTATAATCCTTAGTATCCATCAACCCGGGTTCAGAATAGTGAAGCTGTTCAATTCATTGTTGTTGTTGGCCAATGGAAGTGTTTTGCACCATGGAACTGCTGAGTTGCTTGGTGTAAATCTAAGGTTGATCGGTTTGGAGCTTCCTCTTCATGTCAATGTAGTTGAATTTGCCATTGAGTCCATCGATACCATTCAGCAACAACAGACATGCGTGCCAGTTCAGGTGGAAACTCCAAGGCAATTGCCAGGGACAATGCAACAGAAAAAAATCGTTGATGAAGCTGGTGAGATTAGGAACGGTAAGTTTACCTTGCAACAGCTGTTTCAGCAATCCAAGGTAATTGATGAAGAAACCATCTTCGTTGGAATGGATTTCACTTGTGATTTTGCTAATTCTAGATTGAGAGAAACTATGATTCTCACCCATAGGTTTTCCAAGAACATATTTCGTACAAAAGAGCTATTTGCATGTAGGACAATTCAGATGCTGGTTTCTGGGTTGGTTGTGGGATCCATCTTTTGTAACCTTAAGGATGATCTAGAGGGAGCTTATGAAAGGGTGGGTCTATTTGCTTTCATATTAACGTTTTTGTTGTCAAGCAGCATAGAAGCTCTACCCATTTTTCTGCAAGAAAGGGAGATTCTAATGAAGGAAACATCTAGTGGAAGCTACCGTGTGTCATCGTATGCAATTGCAAATGGCCTAGTTTACTTGCCATTTCTTCTCATCCTAGCCATTTTGTTCTCAATGCCCTTGTACTGGATTGTTGGTCTCAACCGGAATTTCTTGGCCTTTTTGCACTTTTTGTTGCTGATATGGCTGATTCTTTACACGGCCAATTCAGTTGTGGTGTGTTTTAGTGCTCTGGTGCCTAATTTTATTGTTGGGAATTCAGTGATTGCTGGTGTTATAGGGTCATTCTTCTTGTTCTCTGGGTACTTCATATCAAAGCAAGAAATTCCAAACTACTGGATTTTCATGCATTATATATCCTTGTTTAAGTATCCCTTTGAAGGGTTCCTGATCAACGAGTTCTCCAACTCGGGGAAGTGCTTGGAGCACATGTTTGGGGCATGTCTTAAGAGCGGAGAGGATGTCCTTGAAGAAGAAGGGTACGGGGGAGAGAGTAACAGATGGAAGAATGTTGGGGTCACTGTGTGCTTCATCTTGGTTTACAGGTTCATCTCTTATGTCATTCTTAGATACAGATGTTCCCAAAGGAGATTTGGCAAGGTTATCACCAACTAA